From the Phoenix dactylifera cultivar Barhee BC4 unplaced genomic scaffold, palm_55x_up_171113_PBpolish2nd_filt_p 001533F, whole genome shotgun sequence genome, the window CATCCCCAGTTCCAAGAGGTCGCCGCCGCCGAGCTAGCTCTATTTAGCTTCCTCAGTGGGTCCGCCACTCCACGCCGGACGTGCTCACCACCACCCCTAGACTCACGCTCTGCCTGCGGAGGTCGAAGACGAGCCGccgagaggggaggaggggagCTCTTGCTCCTATGATGGATGTCAAGCTCCGGCCGCCCCTTCGCCGTTGACAGGGGGCGGATCCCCCCGGCGGAGAAGACCGACCCTTTCTCACCCTTGCCTCCAGTCCCCAAAGCCCGACATGGGCTTCTGGATCGCTTCCTCGGGCTCGGGCCCGATCCATCGGGGCACTGCACCACTGAGGGGCCTGGTCTATCCACAGCCCGGCCCGAACCACCATCCAGCCCACACACACCCCAGCCCGCATCCTGGTTCAAACTCGGGTTGAGTCGACCCGGACCATCGTCATCGACCTGGATGGATTGACTCGGGCCCGCCTTAACCATGCCCGCCCTGGCCGCCGCGACGTCCTTCTCTGGTGTCCTCCGCCGGGCGACCTTCGATGGCTTCTGCCATGCTTCAAGGTCGATCGGGGAGACCGAAGAACCCGACCCATCCCCCATTCCACCCTTATCGGGACGGAGAGGAATGGGCGTCGAGTTCGGCCTAGACCCGGACTCAGTCGTCTCCTTCCTCCGCGGCGTCTTCTTGGCCGGTCATTATTGCCAAATACGATTGGTAACCAACCACGGGCCAAACGCCGATGGTTCCTCTAGGATAGAAGCTCCCCCATTGGTCTGCACATCAACCTCTGGGTTATCCGCCCCGGtatcttccttctcttttcctcGGGCCACTGCCGGCTCCACTTTGCCACCCGCCGAAGACGGGTAACCGCACTCCGGCACCAAGTGCCCAATCCGCCCACACTTAGAACAGGGAGCAGGTAGGTTTTTGTAGATGAACCCCTGCCAAAAGGTCTCCTCGACACCCCCGTATTTCTCCCTAACAAGGGTACCCGGCTTGAGAGGGTTCGAAACATTCAGCTCTACCTTCACCCTGGCAAAACCATACCGTCCCCCCTGCTCCGTGAAACCATCCACGGCCAAAGGATTACCAGCACTGGCCGCTATCCTAAGGATGGCCTCTCTCTTCCAATAATCCAGGGGCAATCGTGGTAGACGCAACCAGACGACCACCCGATCAATACCCCCTACACCGGGCACAAAATTGG encodes:
- the LOC120108762 gene encoding uncharacterized protein LOC120108762; amino-acid sequence: MPSRILEMLRSRTAEVVDVPEEELEGIRAEWRSTTVIVRSLGRPVSVDWVAREFKRVGRLDYNVECFLLMDGFIAVRFAKEENREAALKNGPWTVADQLLAMERWRPNFVPGVGGIDRVVVWLRLPRLPLDYWKREAILRIAASAGNPLAVDGFTEQGGRYGFARVKVELNVSNPLKPGTLVREKYGGVEETFWQGFIYKNLPAPCSKCGRIGHLVPECGYPSSAGGKVEPAVARGKEKEDTGADNPEVDVQTNGGASILEEPSAFGPWLVTNRIWQ